caggtgtgagccactgtgcctggccactccTGCACTTTTTTAGGGGTCCATGGAAAAGAACACCAAGAGACACAGCAGAAGCCCACAACCCACACCTACCATGGGTACTGGGTATATTGAACATCGATCAAAAAAACACATTAGAGATGtcaaggaaagttaaaaaaaaaaaaaaaaatcagtaataggAAACATTTCAAAGCAATGGAATTCAAGAAAACTGGTCTCACAGCTTAAAAAGGGACATAACTGGGATTTTAAAAGGGTCTGGTAATTCAGGTTCTGCcaatcttttgagaaatgtggcCCCTGACGGCCACTGTGGCTGCTTCTGCTCAGGCTGAAGGGCAGCCTCCTGCTGTAAGGAATCAAAGCTTAGATCAACTGTCCTTACTCAATTTGGTATTTCAAAGAGGTCATCACATTGTAGTCCTCTTCCAAGTCCAGAACAGTCTCAATGATATTATGATCATCAAAAGCCCGTTTGAGGCTGCCAGGGTCGGCATCTGAGGCCTTCTGAGGGCTCTTGTCCACGAGCAGGGCCCAGGCTTCCTCTTTGAAGGGTGAATCTTGGCAATGACCACACACGTGGTTCAATTCGTTTTCAAATTCTATTTTTCCAGCCAATTCTTCAATAGTTCGGATGCTTGTATGgtcttaaaaataagaacattcaGCTTTACAATTCAGTGGAAGGTTTCTGAAGACATTTCAGGTGCAAGTTAAAAACCATGAATGGCTTGTCATTTGTCAGGGATTATGCAAAAGCAGGCATTCCTGCCCCAGGACAGGCAGGCTGCCAGACTGCCAAATTAAGGTGGGTTTGGTACCTTCCTTTCAGGCCCAAGCTTTTACTCCAACTACATGCCAGTCCCCCAGAAAGGTGTAAGTGTGAGGGTATAGAAATGTACATGGTTCTCTGTCCTGGCTCTCAGGGATGACAAGacataatgtgaaaaaaaaaaacaagggctTTAGGGTAATCAAAATGCTGcccagccaggagcagtggtgtgtacctgcaatcccagcaacttgagaggctgaggtagaagaatcacttgtgcccaggagtttgagaccagcctgggcaacagagtgagaccctgtctcaaaaaaaggctCCCTGATGTTGGTGAAGGCCAAGGGAGATGGTGGGTAGAGGCAGTAATGACTTCAGTTTACCTCCTGGAGCTACTGGAGGAGACTCACAGGCTGACAGGGGTTTTACTTTGTGGCCCAGGGTGAGTACCTACCCTCACCaggcctccctttcctccctcataACCTGGAGACCCTTCAGAAACAACAGCTTCAGGTAGCACCCAAGGTTATACATCCCTTTACTAGGAGCTGTAgtatgagttttttaaaaacagggcaCATTGGCATGGtgtgcctgtaaactcagcactttgggaggcggagtcaggagtatcacttgagaccaggagttcaagaccggcctgggtaacaaagcaagacctcgtctctataaaaaatactactactactaataataataaaaagacaagacaaaaaaTAGAGCACATGTAGTTCACATATAAGACACAGAGATTTGTATGTAGAAAAAAAGTCTGACAGGATGTATGCTATACTGTATTAACAGTGGTTATCTCTGGGTGGTAGAATTATAGGAAAGCTTTTGACTTCTAATTGTtctcctaatctttttttttctttttttttgagacagagtctcgttctgtcacccaggctggagggcagtggtgtgatctcggctcactgcaacctctgccctctgtctcctgggttgaaacaattctcatgcctcagccatccaagtggctgggattacaggcgtgcaccaccacacctggctaattttttgtgtttttagtagagaaggggtttcgccatgttgcccaggctggtctcgaactcctgacctcaagtgatctgcccgcctctgcctcccaaagtgctaggattaaaggtgtgagccactgtgcccagcccttctcCTAACCTTTAATTACCGACCCCAGCTAAACTATTCTCTCCTTTTTGCCTATGTCCTGTTTCCTAAAAATCTAAGCTCAATCACCATGTCCTAGTGGCCACCATCCCTTGCCTTCAGGGACTCAATGTATCTAGACATTTATGACATGACCTGATTGATGTATCACCTCACAAGACAATCAATTGTATGAGGGAAGGAACAGGGTTTGTTAACATTCAGTTCTGTACTCAATGCAGAGTCTGAGCAAAACAAATCTACCAAATAAAAAGATAAGAGTGTTTTGGCCAGGCGTtatggctcttgcctataatcccagcactgggaggctacagtaagtggatcacctgagcctaggagtttgagaccagcctggacaacatagcaaaactctaatacaaaaattagccaatcatggtggcgtgcacctgtagtactACTATAGTACtacggctacttgggaggctgagctgggaagatcacctgagcccagggaggttgaggctgcagtgaactgtgattgtgccacgcactccagcttgagtaatataatgaaactctgtctctccctgcaaaaagtggtggtggtgtttttttctgagatgggatctcatacagttgcccaggctgtagtacagtagcttgaactcccgggctcaagtgatccttccacctcagcctccctagtagctgggattacaggcacacaccactgtgaccagctaattaaaaaaaaatttaagagacagATCTTGGTATGGTACTCAAACTAGAAgagagtgtttctttttttttttctttttgagacagagtctcactctgtcccccaggttggagtgcagtggtgcgatctcggttcactgcaacctctgcctcccaagttcaagcaattctcctgcctcggcctcccgagtagctgggattacaagtgtgcaccaccacacccagctaattttttttttttttttttgagactgagtctcgctctgttgcccaggctggagtgcagtggcacgatctcggctcactgcaagctcctcctcctggtttcacgccattctcctgcctcagcctcccaagtagctgggactacaggagcccgccaccatgcccggctaatattttatattttttagtagagatggggtttcaccatgttagccaggatggtctcaatctcctgacctcgtgatccgcctgcctcggcctcccaaaatgctggggttacaggtgtgagccatcgggcccagccaatttttgtatttttaatagagacggggtttcatcatattggtcaggctggtcttgaactcctgacctcgtgatttgcccgcctcggcctcccaaagtgctgggattacaggcatgagccactgtgcccggctgagagTGTTTCTTAAATCTGAGATACTTGCTGACTCAGACCCATGTGAAGGACCTATCTTCCCAAGGACAGGATGGACTGGCCCACTGTACTCACCGATCATTTCAAGCAGATCCTTTGTGACCTCTTGGCTAGAATTGTTGAGTGCCATGTTTGAGTCAGCCTTCAAATCTCTCTCCATATCTTTCCTGCAGCCCCCAGGTTGGGGGGAAGAAAAGGTGGGGAATTAGATTCTCTTTCAAGAAAATATTGAAGGGAAACTCAGTTTTAGATAATCTCAAAGACAAAAACTTACTGGTGATCTTGTCATTTATGCTTTGATTAGAGGACAATTGGAAATTGCTACGTCAGTGGAGAAACTAACAGCTTTACCATAATAACTCACATGACTGTATTACAGACTCACATGACTGTATCAgactgtattaattttttttcttttttagagacagggtttagccatgttgcccaggctggtctcgaactcctgggcacatacgatccactcacctcggtctcccaaagtgctgggaatacaggcatgagccacctcacccagcctgcatttgtttgtttcatttatttatttattattttattttatttttttgagacgaagtctcactcttgtcccccaagctggagtgcaatggcgcaatcacagctcactgcaacctctgcctcccgggttcaagcgattcttctgcctcagtctctggagtagctgggattacaggcggccaccaccacgcccagctaatttttctatttttagtagaaacgggtttcaccatgttggccaggctggtctcaaactcctgacctcaggtgagccatccgcctcagcctcccaaagtgctgggattcaggcgtgagccactatgcccagcattttttttttttttttagatggagtcttgctgttacccaggctggggtgccgtggcaagatctcagctcactgcaatctctgcctcctgggttcaagcaattctcctgcctcggcctcccgagtagctgggattatagatgcgcGCCACCACGTTCGGCtactgtttgtgtttttagtagagacagggtttcaccagacCTCAAGcaagccacccacctcagcctcccagtgctgagattacaggcgtgccaccacacccaataaGGCCTGCACTGCTTATGAGTACCAATTTATTTGTGgagttgaaaggaaaaaaattttttgtggagctGAATGAATTAAATGGCCTCTTTATTCCCTTCCTATGAAGCAGCCAAGATGGCAGAACTTTGAAGCTTCATCTCTTATGTTCATCCCTTCTCCAAGTCAAGCTGTCTGGGACCAGGCAATTTCAAGTTACTTGAGAGAAGAAAAAGTCTAGAGGAGACCTGGTGATGGTCCAAAAAACTCTGGGGTAAGAGTGGGGAGCAGAGGCAAAGATAAGCCAGGAAGTAGGGCCCAGACTTCAATTCAGCCTCTCCCTAATGTGGGCAAAGGAGGGTATCAAAGGCCCCAGTGTCCAGATTCAAACACAGAAGTTAAGATGGAATTAAGACTTTTGTTTCTGCAACTTAAAAAATAAGGTTATTTTAAACACCAGGTTATTTTACATCCACTACCCCTTTGGGTACTGCAAAGTGGTTTCCATGACTGGTTTGACATCAACGATTGACAACTAGCCCCTCAACTGgaacatatacacaaaatataactGTTTCCTAGGCCAGATTCTGAAGAATGTCTATGAACTCCCCAAATGCAGTCACAGAGTTGCCAAGAGGAGGTAAGAGCACTGTCATGAACTAAATCTAGGATCTTCaacaattttttcaaaaacaacaatCCCCTTAATTGTAGCTGTTAAGCTATCAAAATTAGAATcaccttaaattttcttttctccagttttccccCTCTCCTGCAGTTCTCCAAGACTCTCTTTCAGATGCCAAAATGGAGGAATGCATCAATACATTTTCCTTGCTGGTCAGAGGTTTTCTCTCGGGGCACAGAGCATGTGGTTTTGCATTTACCGGGGCATGGTTTGTTGCAAAGGCAGGGTTCTCATTCTCAGGAGCACATGGGACAGCAGCAAAAGGAACAGCAGACGAGCAGGCTGCCAGAGGATGTCTTCTGCAGAGGAGTCTGTGCACGGGCAGCGAGGAGGAGAGCGGCGCAGCGCTCAGTTCCAGCCTCCGCTGGCCTGTGCACTCCTGGGAATAACTAACTCCTTCAAAGGCCCGGTCAATGGCTGCAGTCAGTTCCTTTCTGCATCTTCTTAGTTTTTCAGACATTTCTCCTAAAAGCGACCATGTCTTTATGTAATGCATTGGAAATGCACAGGGCAACACAATAATGTTACAAATAAGGCTGCAAACTACCCCTGAACGGCCACGATTTCCCGGAGCTTGGCCCTGGCTACAGCAGGACCCACAACCCTCGGGCTTTCCTCCTGGAGTAGGCGGTTCTCGGCTATCGCGGAGGAACCCGCGATCTGCCAGAAGCCCCAAGGACGCCCCGCCCCACTTCCCACAGCTTCCTGGCCCGCCCAGCTACTGCCTCTCGCCCCACCGCGGCTCCCAGGCCGCCCGGCCGTACCCCGCACCCCGCCCTCCGACAGGTCGCAGCCACGTCCTTGTCTTCACCCGCAGCGCAGTGACGCCTACCCAGCCAACGGTCATCGCATGCGCGCGCCCCGCGCAGGCCCCAGACCCCCACGGATTAGGTTAAAGGTCAAACAAAAAAGCCCAGACCCGTATGTCCGGTTCCTTAAGGCCTTGTGGCCCCACACGCAGCAGCTGGCCCCTCGGTGGGAGTGGGGACGGGTCTTTCGACCCGGGTCCCGGTAAGAGTCTTGGCAGGGATGAGGAAAGAACCTGTTCAAGAAAGCATCTGGGTAACACCAAAATGTATTACTACCCTAAATCGTCATGAACTGGAGCCCTTTCCAGGCTGACAACTCCCACAAAGATTTCTGTTCTCAAGCCAACATGGAAACAACTGGATGGGACACAGCACCAGGCAGTTTTATGTACTGACTTCCTTTAAGTGTTACCTAATAAAAAGTGTGTTATCTAATAAAAGTTCCACGCAGCATTTGACCGTCTTAATTCATCTAGGGTAGCAGGGGATGTAACATAACTGCTGGGTTCCACAGGAGGTTGAGAAGCCAGGATCCCCAACACTAAATATCTTCATTTCCTTAGCGGGGAGAAAGCTGGAAATTACAAGATGACTCAACGGAGAAATGGGCTTCAGTGGGtaactttcaaaaaattataaacccGTATCAGTGCACATAGCGAGGGAAAGGGGAGTTTACTTGAGGCTTGGGTTACTGTGAGCAGACTACTTGGGGTGACTAGTATCAGCATCAGAACCAGAAATCCAGGCGCTCAGGGCAGCCCTGCAGGTGGGGTGGGTCTCCAGGCTGCTCCATACTCAGCGCCTGTGTTTCTCTCCATTCTTTGGGATCCATCAGACATACTCCATTGTGtacccccatcccacccccttTTCAGCTtcacagatttcacagaaatttctcaccacctgtttaaaaataaaaataattcagcctCTTGACATAGCTTCTTCTAGGTAaacggtcttttttttttttttttcccccttctgctCATAAAAGAAGGGTATttccttgtctggtttttggacaGAACACTAGCAGTCTGCAGAGTGTCAAAGATGTTCTCCTGGGGGATTATGCTGGTGCTGCAGGGTGGCAGGATCGTGGAGTCAGCATCAGTTGGTGTCCATGCTGCAAGCCTCATCATCCCCCATGCCCTGCTGACAGCTGCTTGGTCGTGTCCCTCCATCAGAGGAACCAGAACTGCTGAGTGAAGGCGTCTTATAAAATTCATCATCTCGACGCTGGTAAAATAGCACATAAGCTGCTTTAGTCTAAAATACAAGAGGGGGAAAGGCCATTCAGTGGTTGGAAAAAGCACCCATTTTCCCCAGCTTTTCTCTAGTTGTCCAAAACTCTCAAAGATCTGCCATATCCACACAGAGGAGACCCTTCCAGCTCTGCCAGGGAGCAGGGAATGGAAGGAGCCCTGTGCAGAGAACTCTGAAGTGAGCTGAGCATCTCATTTATGAAGGTCCCTGAAGGAATGCCAGCCAGCTCTGTCACACCTAGCTCCCACTGTCACATCAGGATGATGAAATAACTAGCCTGACAGAGGCTCTTCCCAGCTTTAATCCATAAAGACATGAGGAAGAACCACATATCATGGCCTACTCACCACTATCTGATCCTCAGAGGCCAGGGACACGTTGCTATCATCAAAGTAATACCATTTCCCATTCAGTTTGTTCTTCGCATATGCAGTGTCTGCCAAGTTAACAAAGAAAATACTCTAGCGGTCTCCAGAGAATTAATCTGGCTAGCTTATTAGGCATGCactaaataaacacaaaaatccccaaaacaaaacccctgaaattaaaaatagtttacaGTGTGTGTCttaacaaccaaaaaacaacTCACCTTCTTTTCTAATCTGTTCCTTCTCAAAAAGGATGAAAAGGCTAAAAATGGAGCTGTCAGGGACCAAGGTTTTAAACTATAATTTTGGGAAACTAATCCAAAAAATAGAGCTATTCAGTGCCAATCTTCAGGATGGCTATGTGCAATAATCTAAAACCAGGGAACCTGTAAAAGGAGCTGAAACTTCGAAGATTTAAGCAAAACAATAGCTCTCACAAGGACATGTCAAGTCAATATCCCCCACTGCGTCTAGGCAGGTGGCTACTAACATCAACAGAATGCTTAGTGCCTCTGGAGCCTGCAGAATAATCCCAGTTAGGGGAACATTGGGTGTTTGGGTTTGCAGAGCTGGGATGTGAACAATATACCTTAgtctcttgtctcaaaaaaaaaaaaaaaaaaagaaagaaaaagaaaaatttatcttTCAAACTAGGAGTCCAGAGTCTGTGGTTGGGTAACAGTTTCCCACAATGATTTAAGCATTTCTCACAGACAATGCTCCCTGTCTCGATTTTAGACTATTCCCAAGCAGGatgtgtttattacagcactcCCAGCCCAGTTCCTGCTCCACCCAGACTCTCAGAAACCTCAGAATCCAATGGAGATCTGATTTCCAGTGTCATCTTACTGTGTGGCTTTAGGTAAGGGGTTCAACACTGCAGCCTCAGTTCCTCACTATAGCATTGACTGCACAAAGTGGTGGTGAGGATCATGGGAAAGGGCAACAGAGAAGGTGTTCACGGCCAGTTCACACAGTCTGTGCTTGACACAATAGCAGCAATGGTGGCTTTCAATCTTGAAGTTCCAACTGTAGGCCCAATGTGTACCCTCACACAACGAGCCTAACctcatggatgagaaaactgaggatgaGAAACTTGCCCAAATGGTATGTTTGTGTgtaaaaattagcaaataaaaatgaacacaggctggtcacggtgactcacacctgtaatcccaacactttgggaggccaaggcagggtggatcacttgagcccaggagttcaagaccagcctgagcaacatggcaaaaccccatctctactaaaaatacaaaaaattagccaggcatggtggcgggcacctgtagtcccagtgacctgggaggctgaggcaagagaatggtatgaacccagaaggaggagcttgcagtgagccaagatcgtgccactgcattccagcctgggcaacagagcgagactcagt
This sequence is a window from Macaca fascicularis isolate 582-1 chromosome 2, T2T-MFA8v1.1. Protein-coding genes within it:
- the C2H3orf62 gene encoding uncharacterized protein C3orf62 homolog isoform X2, whose product is MSEKLRRCRKELTAAIDRAFEGVSYSQECTGQRRLELSAAPLSSSLPVHRLLCRRHPLAACSSAVPFAAVPCAPENENPAFATNHAPVNAKPHALCPERKPLTSKENVLMHSSILASERESWRTAGEGENWRKENLRKDMERDLKADSNMALNNSSQEVTKDLLEMIDHTSIRTIEELAGKIEFENELNHVCGHCQDSPFKEEAWALLVDKSPQKASDADPGSLKRAFDDHNIIETVLDLEEDYNVMTSLKYQIE
- the C2H3orf62 gene encoding uncharacterized protein C3orf62 homolog isoform X1; its protein translation is MHYIKTWSLLGEMSEKLRRCRKELTAAIDRAFEGVSYSQECTGQRRLELSAAPLSSSLPVHRLLCRRHPLAACSSAVPFAAVPCAPENENPAFATNHAPVNAKPHALCPERKPLTSKENVLMHSSILASERESWRTAGEGENWRKENLRKDMERDLKADSNMALNNSSQEVTKDLLEMIDHTSIRTIEELAGKIEFENELNHVCGHCQDSPFKEEAWALLVDKSPQKASDADPGSLKRAFDDHNIIETVLDLEEDYNVMTSLKYQIE
- the C2H3orf62 gene encoding uncharacterized protein C3orf62 homolog isoform X3, translating into MRTLPLQQTMPRKDMERDLKADSNMALNNSSQEVTKDLLEMIDHTSIRTIEELAGKIEFENELNHVCGHCQDSPFKEEAWALLVDKSPQKASDADPGSLKRAFDDHNIIETVLDLEEDYNVMTSLKYQIE